The DNA sequence ACTGACAGGGGTGCGTGAAGATATTGCCGTGAAAATTTATGGTGATGACCTGAAAGTTCTTGCCAAAATAGCCAAGGATGCAGGCGCGCTGATTCAAGGAATTGATGGCGTGGGGGACCTGAAGGTGGAGGCTACCGATGGGCAGCCGCAAATGCAGGTGAAATTAAACCGTGCCCATTTGGCCAAATACGGCGCTTCTGTGGAGGAGGTCAACGAGGCCATTCATGCTGCTTTTGCTGGTGGTGTGGCGGGAACCATCTTTGAGGGGGAGCGGCGGTTTGAACTGGTGGTTAGGCTGGCGAAATCCCACCGACAGGACATTACCGACCTTCAGCAGCTTTATATCCGCCTTGAAAATGGGGTGAGTATTCCCCTGTCGGAGCTGGCGACGATTAGTTACGAACCAGGCCCGATGCAGATCAGCCGTGACGATACCAACCGAAGAACCTATGTGGGCATTAATGTCCGTGGGCGCGATGTAGCCTCTCTTGTTGGGGAAATACAGCAGCGCCTTGATGAGCAGCTGCAAATGCCGCCAGGCTATTTTGTGCGCTATGGAGGTGCTTTTGAGAATTTCGAGCGTGCCAAGCGCAAACTGCAGCTTTTGGTGCCTATGGTCCTCCTGTTGATTTTCGTACTGGTGTATTTCGCACTGGGCAAAATCAAAGAAACCCTGATGATCTATATGGCCATTCCGATGGCAGTGGTCGGGGGGATTGTCAGCCTCTGGTTGCGCGGCATGCCTTTTAGTATTTCAGCAGGCGTGGGTTTTATTGTTTTGTTTGGCGTCGCGGTACTCAATGGTTTGGTACTGATTCAGGGCTATGAAGAACTGGCACATTTGCCGCTTCGGGAGCGCCTGATCAAAGGCACCACCCGACGGTTGCGGCCTATCTTATTGACGGCCTCCACGGATATACTCGGTTTTTTGCCCATGGCCATTTCAAATGGTGCTGGCGCAGAAGTACAGCGCCCTCTGGCGACCGTCGTTATCGGGGGCTTATTTACGGCTTGTTTGCTGACCCTGGTGATCCTGCCCATTTTATATCAGTTTATTCATCAATCTAAAAAAATGCAGGGATCCCATATCAAGGCCGTCATGGCTACCTTCCTGATGCTGGTATTGCCTTTCAGTCTTCGGGCGCAAGCCACTCAAACAATGCAAAATGAGCAGGATATCAGTCTTGAGCAAGCACTGGAGCGCGCAAGAAATAACTATCCAAGCCTCAAACAGGCGGCCTATGGTGTGGCTCAGCAGAAGGCGCTCAGGCAGTCGGCCTATAATTTTGGCAGTACCCAAATCAGTAGTGGTGGGGAAGAGATTGGGACTGACGGGCGTGGGGTTTACACTCCGGTGATGTTCAGTCAGCAAAATATCGATGTTTTCGGTATGCACTCCAAAGCCAAATATTTTGAGCAGGCAGGCAAAACCGCGGAAGCTTTTCAGCAACTTCAATGGCAAAACCTTAAAAAGCGGGTGAGCAAGGACTGGGTGTTGTCGTCGGTCGCTTATGCACGTATGGAGTGGATGAATCGCTTTATGGCGTTTAATCAGGATTTTGAGCAGCGTGCCAAATTAATGTATGAGTCTGAAGCCACGGGTAAGCTGGACTACCTGGCTGCGCGCAATAAAATGCAGTTGCTGAAAACACAGCAGGCACAAGTGCATCAGGATTATTACACGCAGCTTGCGGGCTTGCAACAATGGCTGATGACCGACACAATGTTTGTGGTCAAGGCCACGCCCGAGCAGTATCTGCAGCCCCTTTCGGTGAATGCTGCCGATGTGGGGGCGCATCCGTTGCTATTGTATTATCAGCAACAAACCGCCCTTGCGGATCAGGCAGTGAATGTAGAGCAGGCGAAATTCCTGCCCAAGCTGAATGTGCAATATGGCTGGCAGCGGATTGAGGGACAAAGTGGTTTTTATACCTGGCAGGCGGGGATTTCCCTGCCCTTGGTATTCAATGCGCAAAAAGGAAAAATCAAGGCGGCGAAAATGGCACGGGAGGGGATCCACGTCCAACAGTTGGAGCAGGCTGTGCAGTTGAAAACGCAGCTGAAACAGCAAAGCATGATCTTTGCCAAATGGCAGCGGTCAGTAGATAATTACCGCAGCGTGTTGCTCCCCCTTGCCGAAGAGCAGATCGAGACGGCCAGGTTTTCCTATGAAAAGGGAGCGGTGGATTATATCTCCTACATTCAGAGTATGGATGGTGCCATGCAGGTTTATCAGGCGTATTACGATGCGCTTGGGGCTTTGCTGGTGGCGCAGATCGACCTTGAATACCTGCTGACTCAATTATAATTTTTTAAGAAACGACCAATGAAAACGATATATCAATCTTTGTTAATTTTAGGATTGCTGCTGGCCTTTAGTGGTTGCCAGCCTGGCGAGGGGCAGCATGAGGCCGTGGCAACAAACAGTCACGAGTCCCATGACGGTCATACTGACCATGATGACCATGATGACCATGCTGATCATGAGCAATTAGCGGAAGGGCAGGTGATGCTGACCAACACGCAGGTTAATGCGCTGGAGATCCGTACGGCGCCAATGCAAAAGCAGGTGCTTTCGCAGGTGGTGGTGGCCAATGGACGGCTGGAAGTCCCGCCTCAGGGCAAGGCCTATATTTCAGCACCCATCGGGGCAAATGCCCAGAAAATTTTGGTGGTGGAGGGGCAGACTGTCAAGAAAGGGGCAGTACTCGCCTACCTCGAGCATCCCGAGATTATTCAGGTGCAGCTCGATTATCAGGAGGCCTATCAGCGGTTGCAGTTTGTGGCGCAGGATTATAAGCGGCAACAGGAACTTTATGAGCAGAAGGTAGCCTCGGGGAAGCAGTTTCAGGAGATCAAAGCGAATTATTTTACCCTGAAGGGGCGGGTTAATGGACTGAAAATGAAGCTGGACATGCTGAATATTTCAGCAAAAAAAGTGGAAAATGGCGACATCGTGCCGTTGGCAGCGGTACGCGCACCTATTGATGGGGCGGTTACGGTGGTTAATATTGCCACGGGGCAATATGTAAATCCTCAAATGGCCATGATAGAGCTGGTGGATCCCTCGCATGTACATGCCGACCTGATGGTTTACGAGCGGGATGTTTTTAAGGTGAAAGAGGGGCAGACGGTTCAGTTTGCGCTGAGTCAGCACCCAGAGATGATTTTTGACGCCAGGGTGATTTCCGTTGGGAAGAATTTCGAGGAGGAACGCAAAGCGGTGCATGTGCATGCCGAACCACTGAAAGACCATGCCCACCTGTTGCCAGGCCTTTTCATTAAGGGAAATATTCAGACAGGAACACAAGAGGAATGGGCAGTGCCTGAAGCTGCTGTGGTGGAGGAGGCTGGCAAGTATTTCATTTTTACGGCAACACCCGATGATGAGGGTGCGCGGTATCAGCGGCAGGAAGTGGCGTTGGGGGCCAAATCTTTGGGGCTTGTGGCGGTGAAACCTATGGCTGAAATGGATTCGGCGGCACAGGTGGTGCAAAATGCTGCTTATTATTTGCTTGCTGAAATGAACAAGGAGGAAGCGGAGCACGCCCATTAAGTGGGTGGTCAAGTCAGGTCTTTTTAAAGGGAGGCTGGTGATGGTGGATTTTTGGCCCACCGATCACCAGCCACTTTTTTTAGGGCGTCATTTTTACTGTTAAAGCACCTTTACCGATCGCCCATCGTCCAATTTTGCAGTGGAGGCATCGGTGAAGCTGGCAATATTGCTGCTCAAGGTGAATCAAACCCTGGGATTCCCGTGCATTTTTTGCCTTTATTCCGTGTGTTTTCCACCTGTTCAGGATGCGGTTGTCTTCTGCGGAAAGTTGCTCAAGCAATTCAATAGCTTCGTATTTCAAGGGTTCTTTTCCTGTGTTTTGCGCATAAGCCAGCATAAAGGGGGCAATGGCGTTGATGCTGATACTTTCAAGCATCTTTTTGCCAACTTTCGAGAAGTTTTTTGCGGAAGGTTTTCCAAACTGGTGGTGCTTCTGCCAATAGTCTGATCCTTGTAAACTCCAAGCCTCAGGGGCTGGATTTTTAAACGGTGAGGTGGTCAGGCTGTTCAGCGGAATCGGATGATGAGCGAGCCAGGTGGCCAGCTGTGCCAGCCGAATGGTCGGGAAGTTAAATGGCCGCGTTCGGGCAAAGCGCCAGGCCGTGGCAGGGAGGGGGTGAAGGTCAAGTTTTTTCTGATAGAAAAGAAACTCTTCCAGCAGTGCCGCCTCATAATTATCGCGTGGAGGCGACTGTAAAAGGCCTGCGGTTCCAAAGAGGATCGCTTCGGTGGTGAGGGGTTGATTGGCGGTTTTTGCAAGCTTCTGCCATGAAAGCCGCTCGACGAGCAAAGTCATGGCTTCTTTGTTGAGCTTTGAACCCAGCGCACTGGCCATCACCCAAAAGGCGGTTTGTTGCCAGTTGGCGCCTGCCTTATGGTGGTACTGAAGGATCAGGTCCCGCTTTCGGAGGAGTCTTTCTTCTGCGGCGAGTTCTATCATGCCCCATTTAAAATAATCGGGAACTTGCATCAGAAAAGGTTTGCAGGGGTGTTCCTGATCGGTCTGTAGAAAGTAACGGTATTTTTCCATCGCTCCTTTGGAGGTCCGATTTTTCAGGCTGAGGGTTGGGATGGTGGTGCCGTCGGTACGGTGAACGGGGCGGTTGTTCTCCCAGACCACATGCAGGATCACGTTGTCATAGGCTTTGTCGTGCTGATGCCCATGCTCATACCAGTCAGAAGATTTGAGATGGATTTCAACTTTTCCAAGCCACTCCAATTGCTGGATTTTAACCCTTGCCTGTTCAAAGTCGGGGCCCGCTTCGGTATTGATAAAACCAGGGGTAAACACTTGCAATGGCGCCCCGTCGTCGGTAGTCAGTTGCAGATGGCTGAACTGCTGACTTTGCCAGATATAATGTAAAAAAGCTTCTTGCATAGCCTTTAAAACTGTTTTCAGTAAAAAGGGCTTCAGGAATTTTGGTACATATATTACACAAAAAAAGGAGAAAGAACCCTGAGGTTCAATCTCCTTTAGAATATTTTTAGCCTTTATAATTAAAGGTATCTTTCCAGATAAATGGCCATCTCTTCTTGCAAAGCTTTAGCGGCCTCTCCTGCTTTCTCAGCGAAATCTGTGCCATTTGAAGCGTAAATGATGCCACGGGAAGAATTTACCAATAATCCGCAGTGGTCATTCATGCCATTTTCAGCAACTTTCTCCAAGCTGCCACCCTGTGCACCAACACCAGGAACAAGCAAAAAGTGGTTGGGAACAACTTCACGCACTTTTTTCATCATGTCTGCACGGGTAGCACCTACCACATACATCATCTGATCTTCAGTACCCCATTCCTTACCTTTTTTCAGTACACGCTGCCACAGGGCCTCGTTTTTGCCCAAATCGCAGTGCTGAAAATCAAAGCTTCCCTGATTGGAGGTCAGCCCTAAAAGGATCACCCATTTGTTGTCATATTGCAGAAATGGCTTCACGGAATCCTCACCCATATATGGGGCCACGGTAATGGAATCGAATGCCATGTTTTCGAAGAAAGCACGTGCATACAAACCTGAGGTGTTACCAATATCCCCACGCTTGGCATCTGCAATGGTGAAGATATTTTCTGGGATGTAATTCAGTGTTTTTTCAAGGCTTCTCCATCCTTCAGCTCCCAAAGATTCATAAAAAGCGATATTGGGTTTGTAGGCTACGGTAAAATCTTTCGTAGCGTCAATAATCGCTTTATTGAATTCGAAGATAGGATCTTCACTGTCCAAAAGGTGGGCAGGTATTTTTTTAATGTCGGTGTCTAAACCTACACAAAGGAAAGACTTCTTTTGTTGAATTTGCTCAAAAAGTGTCGCTCTATTCATCGGTGTATTCTGAATGTCAAAGTAAAATACTGATATTTTGCCGGTCAAAAGAAGAGCCAAGTGAACCGAGGCGCAAATTTAACACAAAATCAATAGATTGCTATTGCTTTATTATTTTCTTTCAATAAAATAAGTAGGCTGTAAAATGCTTTGCAGTCGGGGGGATTTTATCGTAAATCGACTACCTCCACATCTGGGTGTGCGGAAGTATCGAATTTAAAATCGGCCTCCGTTACCTTGGGGTTTTCCGTGAAATTATTGATGGTGTAGAAATAGTTGATCCCCGAACGGTCGAAGATTTCCCAGGCCATGAGCTGGTGGGTTTTCTGATTGATTTTCATTCTGATTTTGAAGATCGACTGATCGTGGTTTTCAGGAACCAAATCGACCACATCTACCGGTTTTCCATCTACGGCAGCTTTTTCAAGGTACAGGTATTTATAGCCTTTTTTGTACATGTCATAAATGCCGGCAATGTCGAAGCTGCCATCCTCTGCATCATTATTGGAGATGTTCACCTCTTCGTCTTCTTTGAGCCAGGTCCAGATGGTTTTTCCGTTGTTGTAAATCACCTGACCTGAGGCCTCCAATCGGTATTTGGTACCCGCCACAAGGATGTTCCCATTGAAGGAGTCTTTGATATCCTCCATTTTGTTTTCCAGCGTTTGTGTAAACGAGGCACTGAAGGCGTCCATCTTTTGGTATTTATT is a window from the Persicobacter psychrovividus genome containing:
- the pyrF gene encoding orotidine-5'-phosphate decarboxylase translates to MNRATLFEQIQQKKSFLCVGLDTDIKKIPAHLLDSEDPIFEFNKAIIDATKDFTVAYKPNIAFYESLGAEGWRSLEKTLNYIPENIFTIADAKRGDIGNTSGLYARAFFENMAFDSITVAPYMGEDSVKPFLQYDNKWVILLGLTSNQGSFDFQHCDLGKNEALWQRVLKKGKEWGTEDQMMYVVGATRADMMKKVREVVPNHFLLVPGVGAQGGSLEKVAENGMNDHCGLLVNSSRGIIYASNGTDFAEKAGEAAKALQEEMAIYLERYL
- a CDS encoding outer membrane lipoprotein carrier protein LolA — encoded protein: MKNIFAFLLCFMMASFAYAQKDPKALKVLDAMSNKYQKMDAFSASFTQTLENKMEDIKDSFNGNILVAGTKYRLEASGQVIYNNGKTIWTWLKEDEEVNISNNDAEDGSFDIAGIYDMYKKGYKYLYLEKAAVDGKPVDVVDLVPENHDQSIFKIRMKINQKTHQLMAWEIFDRSGINYFYTINNFTENPKVTEADFKFDTSAHPDVEVVDLR
- a CDS encoding efflux RND transporter periplasmic adaptor subunit — translated: MKTIYQSLLILGLLLAFSGCQPGEGQHEAVATNSHESHDGHTDHDDHDDHADHEQLAEGQVMLTNTQVNALEIRTAPMQKQVLSQVVVANGRLEVPPQGKAYISAPIGANAQKILVVEGQTVKKGAVLAYLEHPEIIQVQLDYQEAYQRLQFVAQDYKRQQELYEQKVASGKQFQEIKANYFTLKGRVNGLKMKLDMLNISAKKVENGDIVPLAAVRAPIDGAVTVVNIATGQYVNPQMAMIELVDPSHVHADLMVYERDVFKVKEGQTVQFALSQHPEMIFDARVISVGKNFEEERKAVHVHAEPLKDHAHLLPGLFIKGNIQTGTQEEWAVPEAAVVEEAGKYFIFTATPDDEGARYQRQEVALGAKSLGLVAVKPMAEMDSAAQVVQNAAYYLLAEMNKEEAEHAH
- a CDS encoding CusA/CzcA family heavy metal efflux RND transporter, with amino-acid sequence MIQKIIDLSIRHKGVVCLLMVAWVIGGLYALRGLPLDAVPDITNNQVQIITVAPDLGAEDIEQFISYAVEVNMANLPGVEEIRSVSRFGLSVVTVVFDEDMGTFLPRQLVNEQLGKVQEQIPQGFGTPEMGPITTGLGEVYQYILKVDDQFSDRYNLTDLREMQDWIIRRQMAMVPGVVEVNGFGGAVKQYEVQLNPDQLNGMNLTIADVYQALEKNNANTGGAYIERNHKANFIRGEGLLRSVADIEQVVVTNNTGLPILIKDVGKVAIGHAIRYGALTADGQGETVGGMVMMLKGGNSNQVIGAIKERMAQIQKSLPEGVRIVPFHDRSELVAQTTSTVIQNLLEGGLIVVFILVLLLGNWRGGLIVASTIPLSLLFAFMMMRTFGVWANLMSLGAIDFGIIVDGAVIIVESAVFMLHQRLGSRQEESRDEVVRNASGKMMNAAFFGQLIILIVFIPLLALEGVEGKMFKPMALTFSFAILGAMILCLTYVPMVSAYFLKVKGRSTPNFGARAVAFLERKFEPVLTYALNNGKKAIGIAVVFLVVSFGIFSRMGGEFIPKLDEGDFAFHVILKPGSALSETIDGTSCVERLIMEHFPEVKHVVSRIGVADVPTDPMPMDVADVIVNLKPKDQWREGMSKQQLVHEVEALLTQVPGINFEFTQPIEMRFNELLTGVREDIAVKIYGDDLKVLAKIAKDAGALIQGIDGVGDLKVEATDGQPQMQVKLNRAHLAKYGASVEEVNEAIHAAFAGGVAGTIFEGERRFELVVRLAKSHRQDITDLQQLYIRLENGVSIPLSELATISYEPGPMQISRDDTNRRTYVGINVRGRDVASLVGEIQQRLDEQLQMPPGYFVRYGGAFENFERAKRKLQLLVPMVLLLIFVLVYFALGKIKETLMIYMAIPMAVVGGIVSLWLRGMPFSISAGVGFIVLFGVAVLNGLVLIQGYEELAHLPLRERLIKGTTRRLRPILLTASTDILGFLPMAISNGAGAEVQRPLATVVIGGLFTACLLTLVILPILYQFIHQSKKMQGSHIKAVMATFLMLVLPFSLRAQATQTMQNEQDISLEQALERARNNYPSLKQAAYGVAQQKALRQSAYNFGSTQISSGGEEIGTDGRGVYTPVMFSQQNIDVFGMHSKAKYFEQAGKTAEAFQQLQWQNLKKRVSKDWVLSSVAYARMEWMNRFMAFNQDFEQRAKLMYESEATGKLDYLAARNKMQLLKTQQAQVHQDYYTQLAGLQQWLMTDTMFVVKATPEQYLQPLSVNAADVGAHPLLLYYQQQTALADQAVNVEQAKFLPKLNVQYGWQRIEGQSGFYTWQAGISLPLVFNAQKGKIKAAKMAREGIHVQQLEQAVQLKTQLKQQSMIFAKWQRSVDNYRSVLLPLAEEQIETARFSYEKGAVDYISYIQSMDGAMQVYQAYYDALGALLVAQIDLEYLLTQL
- a CDS encoding DUF2851 family protein produces the protein MQEAFLHYIWQSQQFSHLQLTTDDGAPLQVFTPGFINTEAGPDFEQARVKIQQLEWLGKVEIHLKSSDWYEHGHQHDKAYDNVILHVVWENNRPVHRTDGTTIPTLSLKNRTSKGAMEKYRYFLQTDQEHPCKPFLMQVPDYFKWGMIELAAEERLLRKRDLILQYHHKAGANWQQTAFWVMASALGSKLNKEAMTLLVERLSWQKLAKTANQPLTTEAILFGTAGLLQSPPRDNYEAALLEEFLFYQKKLDLHPLPATAWRFARTRPFNFPTIRLAQLATWLAHHPIPLNSLTTSPFKNPAPEAWSLQGSDYWQKHHQFGKPSAKNFSKVGKKMLESISINAIAPFMLAYAQNTGKEPLKYEAIELLEQLSAEDNRILNRWKTHGIKAKNARESQGLIHLEQQYCQLHRCLHCKIGRWAIGKGALTVKMTP